GCCCTCCGGCAGCGGCAGTTCGTTCACCACGTTCTGGAACTGCCGCTCCTTCACATCAGGCCAGTACTGATCCAGGCTGGCCCCGGCCGGAGCCTGGTTCAGCAGGCTCACCTGTCGGCCCATCAGGCCGGTGAGGGCGGCGTCGATGCCGGAGTCGCCGCTGTGCAGGGGGGCGGCCGTCTCGCGGCCGGCGATGGCCACAGGCGGCATGGGCTCTCCGGGCTGCGGAGGCGAGAGAAACTGGGCACGGAAGTGGAGCAGCGCCTTCCACACCAGGGGATTCTTGGCACTGGCCACCCGCTGGGTGGCATGGTCCCAGAGGGCGTAGGCCCGATCGCCGCAGATGCCGCCGGCGGTCACATCAACCTGCGGGGGCTGCTCCCCCAGCATGGATTTCACCGGATAGCGCCAGAGCGCCTCCACATGGCCCACCAGCTGTTCGGCCATGCCGCTCAAGATCTCCACCGCTCGGAACGGCCATTCAAGGGGCAGACGCCCTGGAAGAAGGTTCGGAGCTCACAGCGGCGCGACGAGGGCTTCACCGATTCACCAAACCGCAGCGCATCCCCCCGAGCACGGCCTGCAGGTGGTTGTGCACCCCCGGGGTGCGCAGGAACGGGCGGCCGTTCATGGTCAGGGCCAGGTGCCCATCGGCTTCCGGGGAAACCGTCATTCATCGGCGCCACCTGCCTGCAAACCAGTGAGGTCTGGGGTGAGGATGGGGTCGATCAGGCTGCAGTGGATGGTGATGCTGTCGGCCACGCCGCCCCACCCTCCGGCTCCATCACACGCTTGAGCACAACGTCGAGAGGCGCTGGGTCCCGAACCCGACGCGGCAGAGCGGCTTGCCAACCTGAGCCTGCAGATTGTGCGCTTGATGTTGTTGAAGGAGTGTCCCGTTTTGGGCGGCAGGCGGAATGCACAAAGTCCGAAAACGGGGGGAATGGCGGGCCTCAAGCTCACCGATCGCCGGTGTGGTTGTGGAGGCGGAGACTTCAGTCGACATCAAGCCGGCCGTTGACATCAAACCGGCCGTTGACATCCGCAGGGGTCGATCACCACACCCATGGCCCAGCACTTGGCCAAGCCTGTCGAATCCAGCCGTCCACCCGTCCATGGGCACATCCCGGTGAGCCTGGTGCTGCATCAGGGTGAAGGTGTGTTTGTTGGTCTCTCCATGGCGGAAGCGCCCTACCTGATCGCCCTGGCCTTCCTGGAACAGAACGGCAGCCGGGCCCTGCCGCTGGGGGGCCGATCGCTCAGCGCCGCCGCCGATCGCGAGGATCCCGGCGAGGAGGGCCATGGCCTGGCGCTCGAGCTGCTGCTGCGCATCTGGCAGCGCAGCGATGGGGGGCCGCTGCGGCGTGCCGCCGGCGACGCCAGCCTGCTGCTCGTGGTGATGCCGATGGAGGCGATGAACGCGCAGCTGCCCCAGCTGAAGGCGAGGTGGATCGCCGGGGGCGACACCGAGGCGGCACTGCAGGAGCTCCGGGCCCTGGCGTCCAGGGTCTGGAGCGTCTCGATCGCCAAGTACGAACCGGTGAGCTTCCGGCCTTACCCCGGCTCATGACCACGCTGCTGATCCCTCCGCCGCTCCCCGGCGCCGGATGCGCACGGGCATGCCGTCGGCGGGATAGATCAGCAGGTTCTGCCGCTGGTTCTCCAGCGACGCCGCGCCGTTGACCAGCTCCCAGGTGTAGTGGCGCAGCAGCTGGGCCAGCATCACCGTGGCCTCCAGCATCGCCAGATGTTCCCCGATGCAGCGGTGGGCGCCGGAGCCGAAGTCGATCATCGGGGGGGCAGGAGTGTCAGCCCCCCCCTGCTGCCAGCGTTCCGGCAGGAACTCCAGCGGCCTGGGGTAGGCCTGGGGATCCCGCCCGGCCCCCAGCATCGACCAGAGCAGCGTGGTGCCCACCGGCACCCTGCCGAGCCCGTCGAGGTTGATCGCCTTCACCACCTGCAGGGACGTGGATCCGGAGGCCACCGAAAACAGGCGCAGCGTCTCCTTGATCACCCCCCGCACCAGATCCAGGGCACCGATGCAGGCCGGCGTCAGGCCGCCATGGCGCTCCCAGGCCCGATCCACCTCCTGCCTCACCCGGGCCAGAACGTCGGGCTGGAGGGCCAGGCAGCCGGCGGCGAAGGAGAGGGTATGGGCGGTGGTGTCGGTGCCGGCGATCAGGAATTCAATGGCCTCAGCGGTGAGGGCGTCCTGGTCGTAGCGGGGCTCCTTGGCCGCCATCCGCACCAGCAGGCACTGGCGGAACC
This portion of the Cyanobium sp. NIES-981 genome encodes:
- a CDS encoding MOSC domain-containing protein, which produces MEILSGMAEQLVGHVEALWRYPVKSMLGEQPPQVDVTAGGICGDRAYALWDHATQRVASAKNPLVWKALLHFRAQFLSPPQPGEPMPPVAIAGRETAAPLHSGDSGIDAALTGLMGRQVSLLNQAPAGASLDQYWPDVKERQFQNVVNELPLPEGTFFDACPIHALTTATLEELRRREPQLDFAVERFRPNLLIRPSGPAEGFVEEAWSGHTLRLGREVLLRVDGGCPRCVVTTLAQGDLPQEIEILRATARHNQVVAGMRLSVLQPGSVALGDPVLLC